One genomic window of Helicobacter canis includes the following:
- a CDS encoding isochorismatase family protein: protein MEHFSYGLFRLDSSALVVIDVQEKLVPAMWESSRIIHKTNTLLAGAAALQIPILITEQYPKGLGSTDPRIHFHPTLAPHPAESNTPQALVLEKVSFSIFGDEQITAHIQSLGVRNLLICGIESHICVLQSVLHARKLGFEVWVANDALSSRDPANHHNALQLMADSGAKITNVESILFGAMHTAKHPSFKTLSALIK from the coding sequence ATGGAGCATTTTTCTTATGGATTGTTTAGGCTAGATTCTAGTGCGCTTGTAGTTATTGATGTGCAAGAAAAGCTTGTGCCTGCGATGTGGGAGTCTTCTCGCATTATCCATAAGACAAACACCCTGCTTGCCGGAGCAGCCGCCCTGCAAATCCCAATCCTTATCACCGAGCAATATCCAAAAGGTCTAGGCAGCACCGATCCTAGAATCCACTTTCACCCCACCCTAGCACCGCACCCAGCGGAATCCAACACACCGCAAGCCCTTGTGCTAGAGAAAGTCTCTTTTAGCATTTTTGGCGATGAGCAAATTACTGCACATATACAATCCCTTGGCGTGCGAAATCTGCTTATTTGCGGCATAGAGAGCCATATCTGCGTGCTGCAAAGCGTCCTGCACGCACGCAAGCTCGGCTTTGAAGTATGGGTGGCAAATGACGCTCTAAGCTCACGCGATCCAGCCAATCACCACAATGCCCTGCAGCTTATGGCAGATTCTGGAGCAAAGATCACAAATGTAGAATCCATACTCTTTGGTGCTATGCACACCGCCAAGCACCCAAGCTTCAAAACACTAAGCGCACTTATCAAATAA
- a CDS encoding acetate/propionate family kinase, producing MNVLVVNCGSSSLKFQLIQTSTTKVLASGICDRIGLDGSEINYKNDKGEKLSTKTPIESHAKAIQLVLQHLVDKGAVGSLAEISAVGHRLVHGGEYFKESVLIDEKVLSEVAECSMLAPLHNPANIIGVRACQELMPNVPMVGVFDTAFHQSMPPKAYTYGVPYEWYEKHKVRRYGFHGTSHKYVSRRTAEFLGLDYHSSKIIVCHLGNGSSICAVKNGKSVDTSMGLTPLEGLIMGTRSGDLDPAILEYIADREKLSTKEIVNILNKKSGVLGISGLSSDFRDLLDADLKGDERAKLARAAFAYRVLKYIGSYCAVLIGVDAISFCGGVGENAKFIRGMIVEHLEFLGVKLDTEANNACGQEAIISTPDSKVKVCVIPTNEELIIAQDTEAIVSKL from the coding sequence ATGAATGTTTTAGTTGTCAATTGCGGAAGCTCATCGTTGAAATTTCAGCTCATACAAACAAGCACGACCAAGGTGCTAGCTTCAGGGATATGCGATAGAATCGGTCTTGATGGAAGTGAGATAAACTACAAAAACGACAAGGGAGAAAAACTCAGCACAAAAACCCCCATAGAATCCCACGCCAAAGCCATACAGCTTGTCTTGCAGCACCTAGTCGATAAAGGCGCGGTAGGTTCATTAGCAGAGATTTCTGCCGTGGGACATAGACTTGTGCATGGTGGAGAGTATTTCAAAGAATCTGTGCTTATTGATGAAAAAGTCTTAAGCGAAGTTGCTGAATGCTCTATGCTAGCTCCACTGCACAATCCTGCTAATATCATCGGCGTGCGAGCGTGCCAAGAGCTTATGCCAAATGTCCCTATGGTCGGTGTCTTTGACACAGCTTTCCACCAAAGTATGCCGCCAAAAGCCTACACCTATGGCGTGCCTTATGAGTGGTATGAGAAGCATAAAGTGCGTAGATATGGCTTCCACGGCACAAGCCATAAATATGTCTCCCGTAGGACAGCGGAATTTCTTGGGCTAGATTATCATAGCTCCAAAATCATCGTATGCCACCTAGGCAATGGCTCTTCTATCTGTGCGGTGAAAAATGGCAAATCTGTGGATACAAGTATGGGGCTAACTCCGCTTGAAGGGTTGATTATGGGGACAAGAAGCGGGGATCTAGATCCAGCCATTTTAGAATATATCGCCGATAGAGAAAAACTAAGCACCAAAGAAATCGTGAATATTTTAAACAAAAAATCCGGTGTGCTTGGTATCTCTGGTCTATCAAGCGACTTTAGAGATCTCTTAGATGCAGATCTCAAGGGCGATGAGCGCGCCAAACTTGCACGCGCGGCATTTGCCTATCGTGTCTTAAAATACATCGGCTCTTATTGCGCGGTGCTTATTGGTGTAGATGCCATTAGCTTCTGTGGCGGTGTGGGTGAAAATGCCAAGTTTATCCGCGGAATGATTGTAGAGCATTTGGAGTTTTTAGGCGTGAAGCTCGATACTGAAGCCAACAATGCCTGCGGACAAGAAGCCATCATTTCAACCCCGGATTCTAAGGTCAAAGTATGCGTGATCCCAACAAATGAGGAGCTAATCATCGCTCAAGATACAGAAGCGATCGTCTCAAAGCTCTAG
- the ybeY gene encoding rRNA maturation RNase YbeY: protein MIELTDSTNKLDSISLQTLHQKLHDIVETLQAITISHAPSSQELMHARIHLEHTAPLLQKDIEVILVCQEDMRTLNLESMGKDYATDVLSFPLAPLDMPKQDPTSLDHKASATSAIATAPHIPESKKSPQPPPIPLGSIVINLPLATSISDERTHSLCDELCLLFLHGLLHLLGFDHESDNGEQRALESMLLSALALPSSLIDRTLMPPISTQ from the coding sequence ATGATTGAGCTAACTGACTCGACAAACAAGCTAGATTCCATCTCGCTACAAACCTTGCACCAAAAGCTACACGACATAGTAGAAACACTCCAAGCCATCACTATCTCGCACGCGCCATCAAGCCAAGAGCTAATGCACGCTAGAATCCACCTAGAGCACACAGCCCCACTCTTGCAAAAAGACATTGAAGTCATTTTGGTGTGTCAAGAAGATATGCGCACGCTTAACCTAGAATCTATGGGCAAAGACTATGCCACAGATGTGCTAAGCTTCCCGCTTGCACCGCTAGATATGCCCAAGCAAGATCCTACAAGCCTAGATCATAAAGCCAGCGCAACAAGCGCGATTGCTACCGCTCCGCACATCCCAGAATCCAAAAAATCCCCACAACCCCCACCAATCCCACTAGGAAGTATTGTGATAAACCTACCCCTAGCCACAAGCATAAGCGATGAGCGCACCCATAGTCTCTGTGATGAATTATGCCTGCTCTTTTTGCACGGATTATTGCATTTACTAGGTTTTGACCACGAGAGCGACAATGGCGAGCAGCGCGCACTAGAATCTATGCTCCTTAGCGCACTTGCACTGCCAAGCAGTCTTATTGACCGCACACTTATGCCACCCATATCAACACAATAA
- a CDS encoding tyrosine-type recombinase/integrase: MTYPLRSRSTLLGNYVFWLGKFFIHKITTLSNRHIHDSSTLSKSLDSIRDATSLAHLTESIKQARNSGMTGINTYALPLLRLGRFLQDSRIQDLEEIDEVFLAEFITLSTARLSNATKRNYRIALIGFFGFIDKHNEDESGKSYIFNIELKNLAGTRGKSGVKLPTFLKTDELERFLHSIDTTPLPAKTQARDRLIVKFIIYTGIRVSEAINLQAQKVIQENDVFMLTIQGKGDKYRVVMIKASHIKQLLHSWLTLREEIPNIQSNLLFCNKKGKPLSQPYVYGIVRKMLLNIGIKKEKMGAHMLRHSFATLLYQKHKDLVLVQEALGHADLNTSRIYTHFDKDRLIKAVDIMDSLH; the protein is encoded by the coding sequence ATGACCTACCCCTTGCGATCTCGCTCCACGCTGCTAGGCAATTATGTCTTTTGGCTTGGAAAATTCTTTATCCACAAAATCACCACTCTCTCCAACCGCCATATCCACGACTCAAGCACTCTAAGCAAAAGTCTAGATTCTATCCGTGATGCCACGAGCCTAGCCCACTTAACCGAGTCTATCAAGCAAGCCAGAAATAGCGGTATGACAGGGATCAACACCTACGCTCTGCCACTTTTGCGACTCGGGAGATTTTTGCAGGATTCTAGGATACAGGATTTAGAAGAGATTGATGAAGTTTTTTTAGCAGAGTTTATCACCCTAAGCACTGCTAGACTCTCTAATGCCACTAAACGCAACTACCGCATAGCACTAATCGGCTTTTTTGGCTTTATTGATAAGCATAATGAAGATGAATCAGGCAAATCCTATATCTTTAACATCGAGCTAAAAAACCTAGCCGGCACGCGTGGCAAAAGCGGCGTGAAGCTCCCGACCTTTTTAAAGACTGATGAGCTAGAGCGGTTTTTACACTCTATTGATACCACGCCCTTGCCTGCTAAAACCCAAGCTAGAGATCGCTTGATTGTAAAGTTTATCATCTACACCGGGATCCGCGTAAGCGAGGCGATCAATCTCCAAGCACAAAAGGTAATCCAAGAAAACGATGTCTTTATGCTAACCATTCAAGGCAAAGGCGATAAATACCGCGTGGTGATGATCAAAGCCTCGCATATCAAGCAGCTTTTGCACAGCTGGCTTACTCTGCGAGAAGAAATCCCAAATATCCAGAGCAACCTACTCTTTTGCAACAAAAAAGGCAAGCCCCTAAGCCAGCCCTATGTCTATGGGATCGTGCGTAAAATGCTCTTAAACATTGGGATAAAAAAGGAAAAAATGGGCGCACATATGTTGCGCCACTCCTTTGCCACCTTGCTCTATCAAAAGCACAAAGACTTAGTCCTAGTCCAAGAAGCCCTAGGACACGCAGATCTAAACACAAGTAGAATCTACACACACTTTGACAAAGACCGACTTATAAAAGCCGTGGATATTATGGATTCTCTACACTAG
- a CDS encoding sodium-dependent transporter, with the protein MKRQIWSNRLTYILTVAGATIGFGATWRFPYLVGEYGGGAYVAVFVLAMLFVGIPIILVENVIGRRAHTNCVDAFGSVPESTKPVSRFWKIFGYMGMLGAFGILAYYMVIGGWVISYIVHIVQGVLQGFGLAFGGLDVSAPLQKSQTIAFYEEHIENAPWQISLFTFVFVAINWLILRKGVIDGIERSVKYLMPLLLLCLVIMVARNLTLEGAIDGVRFYLVPNFNAISAELFLYVIGQVFFALSLGFGVMITLSSHLDKQENLIKTSLFTGVINTLIAVLAGFMIFPSLFSANLAPDSGPSLVFKVLPIAFSHMHFGNLFAIVFFVLLIVAALTTSITIYQVIISVLEEKFHLSHNAAINSTLLGVFVLGNIPCALSSSVLADVVLWGRGVFDTFDFLSGNIFFVITALGASVFVGFVLKEEAIQELSNGTNAPRWLLKGWLHYVRYGIPAIIIAIFIAGLLDLKPTKPARESSTQAYNERGAFYHQPYQIAS; encoded by the coding sequence ATGAAGAGACAAATTTGGTCAAATCGTTTAACTTATATTTTAACAGTAGCGGGAGCTACCATAGGCTTTGGAGCGACTTGGCGTTTTCCTTATCTTGTGGGCGAGTATGGCGGAGGGGCGTATGTGGCTGTGTTTGTGCTGGCGATGCTTTTTGTGGGGATTCCCATTATCTTGGTAGAAAATGTCATCGGCAGAAGAGCGCATACAAATTGTGTCGATGCCTTTGGTAGTGTGCCAGAATCCACAAAGCCTGTTTCTAGATTTTGGAAGATCTTTGGCTATATGGGTATGCTTGGGGCTTTTGGGATTTTGGCGTATTATATGGTGATTGGTGGGTGGGTGATCTCATATATCGTGCATATTGTGCAAGGGGTTTTACAAGGCTTTGGGCTGGCTTTTGGAGGGCTTGATGTAAGTGCGCCTTTGCAAAAGTCCCAGACTATCGCATTTTATGAAGAGCATATAGAAAATGCTCCGTGGCAGATAAGTCTTTTTACCTTTGTGTTTGTGGCGATCAATTGGCTTATCTTGCGTAAAGGTGTCATCGATGGGATTGAGCGATCAGTGAAATATCTTATGCCTCTTTTGCTGCTCTGTCTTGTGATAATGGTAGCGCGCAATCTCACGCTAGAAGGGGCTATAGATGGCGTTAGATTCTACCTTGTGCCAAACTTTAATGCCATTAGCGCGGAACTTTTCTTGTATGTGATAGGGCAGGTGTTTTTCGCGCTCTCGCTGGGCTTTGGCGTGATGATCACGCTCTCTTCTCACCTTGATAAGCAGGAAAATTTGATTAAAACCTCTCTTTTTACCGGCGTGATCAACACACTCATTGCCGTGCTAGCGGGCTTTATGATCTTCCCTTCACTCTTTAGTGCTAATCTCGCTCCAGATTCTGGTCCTTCGCTTGTGTTTAAGGTCTTGCCCATTGCATTTTCACATATGCACTTTGGTAATCTTTTTGCTATTGTGTTTTTTGTGCTGCTGATTGTAGCGGCACTTACGACTTCTATCACGATCTATCAAGTCATCATTAGCGTATTAGAAGAGAAGTTTCACCTATCGCATAATGCCGCCATAAACTCCACGCTTTTAGGGGTGTTTGTGCTAGGAAATATCCCTTGTGCATTAAGCTCTTCTGTGCTTGCAGATGTGGTGCTTTGGGGGAGGGGTGTGTTTGATACATTTGATTTCCTTAGTGGGAATATCTTTTTTGTCATCACAGCCCTTGGGGCGAGTGTTTTTGTGGGCTTTGTGCTAAAAGAAGAGGCTATCCAAGAGCTATCTAATGGCACCAATGCCCCAAGGTGGCTGCTAAAAGGGTGGCTGCATTATGTGCGCTATGGTATCCCTGCAATCATCATCGCCATTTTTATCGCAGGGCTTTTAGACCTTAAGCCCACAAAGCCAGCTCGAGAGTCCAGCACACAAGCATATAATGAGCGCGGTGCTTTCTACCACCAGCCATATCAAATCGCAAGTTAA
- a CDS encoding proline dehydrogenase family protein, translated as MTLQSLTQKQHNDLIERAIEFAASLQERVQDSIATHEKSFYYKMQHIIENPEYKALFMELLDSSVLSNNPAHSHKLIERILRRYEFGEFFTLYEKMLLYIFLQVGRYAPSLSVPFFIKQIRKEAGLMMRFSMPTSSPKSHIANYYFIAKKALSQEIIKDNITMCKKALDNSHITHISIKPSAFFTQMWEGSFIHSRDELARSLKELFAYASKQSQAQNLPKIITLDMEEHRFLQLSVSAFMEALSGYSELEAGIALQAYIPESFSYLMQLCAYAKARVDSGGKPVHIRLVKGANMQAEKFYAAKHNGRLPMFSQKLCTDANYKKMLHYLIDNAHYRHTKLGVASHNVFELAYAYMLLQHCVEPEYREHFVFEMSMGISMQASRILGEYHTLMLYTPVCDTSSFKEAIAYLLRRLDENTGEENFMASYYAMRVGDSAWQAQKAMFLDSLAYIPKLSCAPIAVQDRAAVLDLQSSDGVYETDTEFFTQANYQWLTKALAQELPKDTIQAAYIKEAQMLYGFDGREIRKVAFAKGFDENIVPASLSRLENLIAIFSKATHLLQEKRGQIITTAALEIGKVPMQTDMEISELITLLRFYPKSLQDLCDTHAHTSFMPKGRGLVIGSAHSHLSISFAPVLASLACGDQVVFKPSSLVIGSSYMVCECLWEAGVPRDMLCFAPMQREDFRQALANMRTDLFAFAVGFGKRSSLESIATAQPMLPLIAHPTATNAMIITQLADYDQAIKHAISSAFFYGGVGVRKLSVLIIEQSVLDDTGFMQGVLACARSLHYGTPYALQNALGVVLDSNHTLEAIQGAFALKPQRDGQYMGAGIIYASANELSAIDRDLPLLYIIKADDIKHAIALANTLDSNICALESRDEDEWVYFRKNAKAHTLLINEPTIHTASAKIITTPSGSLSHTIGIYNDIIHFVRPVPNACDENLATSIIEPKFKRLLASGDIVDSRRKALENALKKAKSYVYYRNTEFMLSHDCALEYGAKHLLDYKAISTLAYRVSSNDSLEDVLGVIIGAQACKVELIVSFEAIDEDLAFLRENLAGLGLIAKFVQESLQDFIARIPQNDVIRYHTKASAMDSIYQAAAISHKRIIPDKPLDNGRFELLWYYRERVISIVHHRYGVFAENKLAKLLE; from the coding sequence ATGACACTACAATCTCTAACACAAAAGCAGCATAATGATCTCATAGAACGCGCGATAGAGTTTGCTGCAAGTCTGCAAGAGCGCGTGCAAGATAGTATTGCTACACACGAGAAGAGCTTCTACTACAAAATGCAGCACATCATCGAGAATCCAGAATATAAAGCTCTTTTTATGGAATTGCTAGATTCTAGTGTGCTTAGCAATAATCCCGCACATAGCCACAAGCTTATCGAGCGCATATTGCGCCGCTATGAGTTTGGGGAGTTTTTCACTCTCTATGAAAAGATGTTGCTATATATCTTCTTGCAAGTAGGGAGATATGCCCCTAGCCTTAGTGTGCCGTTTTTTATCAAGCAAATTAGAAAAGAAGCAGGCTTGATGATGCGCTTTAGTATGCCGACATCTAGCCCAAAAAGTCATATTGCTAATTACTACTTCATCGCCAAAAAGGCTCTAAGTCAAGAGATCATTAAAGACAATATCACAATGTGTAAAAAGGCATTAGACAACAGCCATATCACGCATATTTCTATCAAGCCTAGCGCGTTTTTTACCCAGATGTGGGAAGGGAGCTTTATACACTCAAGAGATGAGCTAGCAAGGAGTCTAAAAGAGCTTTTTGCCTATGCAAGCAAGCAAAGCCAAGCCCAGAATCTGCCAAAGATCATCACACTTGATATGGAGGAGCATCGATTTTTGCAGCTTAGTGTGAGTGCCTTTATGGAAGCCCTTAGTGGATATAGCGAGCTTGAAGCAGGGATCGCACTGCAAGCTTATATACCAGAATCTTTCTCCTATCTTATGCAGCTTTGTGCTTATGCAAAGGCTAGGGTGGATTCTGGGGGTAAGCCCGTGCATATCCGCTTGGTCAAAGGCGCAAATATGCAAGCTGAAAAATTTTATGCCGCTAAGCATAATGGAAGGCTGCCGATGTTTAGCCAAAAGCTTTGCACTGATGCTAATTACAAAAAAATGCTGCATTATCTCATAGATAATGCCCATTATCGCCATACTAAGCTGGGGGTGGCTAGCCATAATGTCTTTGAGCTTGCCTATGCATATATGCTTTTGCAGCATTGCGTGGAGCCAGAGTATAGGGAGCATTTTGTCTTTGAGATGAGTATGGGCATTAGTATGCAGGCAAGTAGGATTCTAGGGGAGTATCATACGCTTATGCTCTATACTCCTGTATGTGATACTTCATCGTTTAAGGAGGCTATCGCCTATTTATTGCGCCGCCTTGATGAAAACACCGGAGAAGAAAACTTTATGGCAAGCTACTATGCGATGCGCGTGGGTGATAGTGCGTGGCAGGCGCAAAAGGCGATGTTTTTGGACTCTTTGGCATATATCCCAAAGCTCTCTTGCGCACCTATTGCTGTGCAAGATCGAGCAGCAGTGCTAGATCTGCAAAGTAGCGATGGTGTCTATGAGACTGATACGGAGTTTTTCACCCAAGCAAATTACCAATGGCTCACCAAAGCACTAGCCCAAGAGCTACCCAAAGACACGATACAAGCCGCATACATCAAAGAAGCCCAAATGCTTTATGGCTTTGATGGGAGAGAGATTAGGAAAGTGGCGTTTGCTAAGGGGTTTGATGAGAATATCGTGCCAGCTTCATTGAGTAGGCTAGAAAATCTCATAGCAATCTTTAGCAAAGCCACGCATCTTTTGCAAGAAAAACGAGGGCAAATAATCACAACCGCAGCCTTAGAGATTGGCAAAGTCCCTATGCAGACAGATATGGAGATAAGCGAGCTTATCACTTTGCTACGCTTTTATCCTAAGTCATTACAAGATCTCTGTGATACGCACGCGCATACATCATTTATGCCAAAGGGTAGGGGGCTTGTGATAGGGAGTGCGCATAGTCATTTAAGCATAAGCTTCGCCCCTGTGCTTGCAAGCCTTGCCTGTGGGGATCAAGTGGTGTTTAAGCCCTCATCACTTGTGATTGGCAGTAGCTATATGGTGTGTGAATGCCTATGGGAGGCTGGAGTCCCGCGAGATATGCTATGTTTTGCCCCTATGCAAAGAGAGGATTTTAGGCAAGCTTTAGCAAATATGCGCACAGATTTATTTGCCTTTGCCGTTGGGTTTGGGAAGAGATCAAGCCTAGAATCCATTGCCACTGCACAGCCTATGCTACCGCTTATCGCCCACCCTACTGCCACAAATGCAATGATCATCACGCAATTAGCTGATTATGATCAAGCCATTAAACACGCGATTAGCTCGGCGTTTTTTTATGGAGGGGTGGGGGTTAGGAAGCTATCGGTGCTGATTATTGAGCAAAGTGTGCTTGATGATACAGGCTTTATGCAAGGAGTGCTTGCGTGTGCTAGATCCCTACACTATGGCACGCCTTATGCACTGCAAAATGCCCTAGGTGTGGTGCTGGATTCTAATCACACATTAGAGGCGATACAAGGGGCGTTTGCCCTAAAGCCACAGCGCGATGGGCAGTATATGGGGGCTGGTATTATCTATGCTAGTGCCAATGAGCTTAGCGCGATAGATAGGGATCTGCCACTGCTTTATATCATCAAAGCCGATGATATAAAGCACGCCATAGCCCTAGCAAACACGCTAGATAGCAATATATGCGCCCTAGAATCGCGCGATGAAGATGAGTGGGTGTATTTCCGTAAGAATGCCAAAGCACACACTTTGCTTATCAATGAGCCTACAATCCACACAGCAAGCGCGAAGATCATCACGACCCCATCAGGCTCTTTGTCGCATACAATCGGCATTTACAATGATATTATCCATTTTGTGCGCCCTGTGCCAAATGCTTGTGATGAAAACCTTGCTACAAGTATCATTGAGCCAAAGTTTAAGCGGCTTTTGGCAAGCGGGGATATAGTGGATTCTAGGCGCAAGGCGTTGGAAAACGCACTCAAAAAAGCCAAGAGTTATGTGTATTACCGCAATACAGAATTTATGCTATCACACGATTGCGCACTTGAGTATGGCGCGAAGCATTTGCTAGATTATAAAGCAATTAGCACGCTTGCTTATCGAGTCAGCAGCAATGATAGCTTAGAAGATGTGCTAGGGGTCATAATCGGTGCGCAGGCGTGCAAAGTGGAGCTTATAGTGAGCTTTGAAGCAATAGATGAAGACTTGGCATTTTTGCGTGAGAATCTAGCAGGGCTTGGGCTTATAGCGAAATTTGTGCAAGAATCCTTGCAGGATTTCATCGCTAGAATCCCACAAAATGATGTTATCCGCTACCACACAAAAGCTAGTGCTATGGATTCTATCTATCAAGCAGCCGCTATTTCTCATAAGCGCATTATCCCTGATAAGCCTCTTGATAACGGCAGGTTTGAGCTGCTTTGGTATTACAGAGAGAGAGTGATAAGTATCGTGCATCATCGCTATGGAGTATTTGCTGAAAACAAGCTTGCCAAATTGCTTGAATAG
- the ychF gene encoding redox-regulated ATPase YchF, whose product MGLSVGIVGLPNVGKSTTFNALTKAQNAQAANYPFCTIEPNKAIVEVPDPRLLELAKIVQPKRVMHSQVEFVDIAGLVKGASKGEGLGNQFLANIKEADAILHIVRCFEDDDITHIENRIDPIADIEIIELELVLADIASVQKRIAKLEKESKSQKGANAMLELARSLLAHLESSQPASNFAQKDTQDFIALNKELRLLSAKQVIYGANVDESALESDNEFVKKVRDFGASKGSPVIKLCAKLEEEMIGLDDDERKELLASVGCAESGLEQIIRTSFYTLGLISYFTAGVQEVRSWTIKNGTKAPQAAAVIHNDFEKGFIRAETIAYEDFIKYGGESKAKESGAMRAEGKDYIVQDGDILHFRFNV is encoded by the coding sequence ATGGGACTCTCTGTCGGTATCGTAGGCTTGCCCAATGTGGGTAAATCCACCACTTTTAACGCCCTAACCAAAGCCCAAAACGCCCAAGCAGCAAACTACCCCTTTTGCACCATAGAGCCTAACAAGGCGATTGTAGAAGTGCCTGATCCTAGGCTTTTGGAGCTTGCTAAAATCGTGCAGCCAAAGCGCGTTATGCACTCTCAAGTGGAGTTTGTGGATATTGCGGGGCTTGTCAAGGGGGCAAGCAAGGGTGAGGGGCTAGGGAATCAATTTTTAGCCAACATCAAAGAAGCCGATGCGATTTTGCATATTGTGCGCTGCTTTGAAGATGATGATATAACCCATATAGAAAACCGCATAGACCCCATCGCAGATATTGAGATTATCGAGCTAGAGCTTGTGCTAGCTGATATTGCAAGCGTGCAAAAACGCATTGCAAAGCTTGAGAAAGAAAGCAAATCCCAAAAGGGAGCAAATGCTATGCTAGAGCTGGCTAGATCCCTGCTTGCCCACCTAGAATCCAGCCAACCAGCCAGCAACTTTGCACAAAAAGACACACAAGACTTCATCGCGCTTAATAAAGAGCTACGACTTCTTAGCGCAAAGCAAGTGATCTATGGCGCAAATGTTGATGAAAGCGCACTAGAAAGCGATAATGAGTTTGTCAAAAAAGTGCGAGATTTTGGTGCAAGCAAGGGATCGCCTGTCATTAAGCTCTGTGCCAAGCTTGAAGAAGAGATGATAGGCTTAGATGATGATGAGAGAAAGGAGCTGCTCGCTTCTGTGGGCTGTGCAGAATCTGGACTAGAGCAGATTATCCGCACGAGCTTCTACACACTAGGGCTTATTAGCTACTTTACTGCTGGGGTGCAAGAAGTGCGCTCTTGGACGATCAAAAATGGCACCAAAGCCCCACAAGCAGCCGCTGTGATACACAATGACTTTGAAAAGGGCTTTATCCGTGCAGAGACCATAGCCTATGAAGACTTCATCAAATATGGCGGTGAGAGCAAGGCTAAAGAATCTGGGGCTATGCGCGCTGAGGGCAAGGACTACATCGTTCAAGATGGCGATATTTTGCACTTTAGATTCAATGTCTAG